A single region of the Drosophila takahashii strain IR98-3 E-12201 chromosome 2R, DtakHiC1v2, whole genome shotgun sequence genome encodes:
- the Cpr47Ec gene encoding larval cuticle protein 1 codes for MFKRKSRKELDVAEILILQECAAIKANWPIHFEFTRALTLAFYAPKNAKMCKILPLFVLAVVLSCCHGLPVEREEREPVAILEIETNKKNDGAYDTKYTSADGTSRKEEATVVDRGTEEEALEVKGSYKYINDLGEEVEVFYTAGKNGFVPYGTSINPEITAVAEAAKDLPKPEKVDKN; via the exons ATGTTTAAGCGAAAGAGCCGAAAAGAGCTGGATGTGGCCGAAATACTGATACTGCAGGAGTGTGCGGCTATAAAAGCCAACTGGCCGATCCACTTTGAGTTCACACGCGCTTTAACTCTCGCTTTCTACGCTCCCAAAAACGCTAAAATGTGCAAAATC CTCCCTCTTTTCGTCCTGGCTGTGGTGTTGTCCTGTTGTCATGGTCTTCCCGTGGAACGCGAGGAACGCGAGCCAGTGGCCATCCTAGAGATCGAGACCAACAAGAAGAACGATGGTGCCTATGACACCAAATACACGAGTGCAGATGGAACCTCTCGCAAGGAGGAGGCAACGGTGGTGGACAGAGGCACCGAAGAGGAGGCTTTGGAGGTGAAGGGATCCTACAAGTACATCAACGACCTGGGCGAGGAGGTGGAGGTCTTCTACACGGCGGGAAAGAATGGCTTCGTTCCCTACGGCACCAGTATCAACCCGGAAATCACAGCTGTCGCTGAGGCAGCCAAGGATCTGCCCAAGCCAGAGAAGGTGGACAAGAATTAA
- the LOC108058776 gene encoding mitochondrial sodium/calcium exchanger protein, with amino-acid sequence MINEIRCTKVHDLPETQRCHFVINTPDCVTNMNFINYLGWHFCKVDVRSGFNSFWSAIGMLLMAIYVFWMMQLTVNKYFCPILKVIADSLRMNESTAGVTVLAIANGSPDLFTAIASKLQSTRNSFLQCMSQAMFLHIFVAGMVILTKPFNMEPNYYIRDFGFLFLNVVYMDYIHKRPKGISWSSALPGAFIFIGYVLVAIIDQHLLMARIRKLEKRQLDVAELLQLEELKPQTQLPLKRQEIDRSSPRQGGRHKRIFRQFWNTVAEFDKERFRLGTVLVKVYLIVKQPIDMILRILIPVVDMEKPLYGWSKLLFNLQVVLVPTYIAYIIVRGYTIAGIAAYFIILMIMVPVTILIFFLTRTDTPPRFFRFTTGMGFSATVFLIFCLTSEVNAMFFTLATIMKVSQEFSLSTAICWALSSNDLVANLSLAHQGWPRMALTATFSAPVFGSFVFLALPLVVQAFIKAPSNIYPAEGGFGETVCIFLEVGMGFSMLSALTTNFKLRRACGFLLVSYYLFFLGVLILLEKGVIHAYGV; translated from the exons ATGATTAACGAGATCAGATGCACTAAGGTCCACGATTTGCCGGAGACCCAGAGATGTCATTTTGTGATAAACACGCCAGATTGTGTGACCAATATGAACTTCATCAATTATTTGGGTTGGCATTTCTGCAAAGTGGACGTCCGAAGCGGTTTCAATTCCTTCTGGAGTGCCATAGGAATGCTTTTGATGGCCATTTATGTGTTCTGGATGATGCAATTGACCGTAAATAAATA TTTCTGTCCCATTTTAAAGGTGATAGCGGATTCATTGCGGATGAACGAGAGCACGGCTGGGGTTACGGTTTTGGCCATTGCTAATGGATCACCGGATCTCTTCACGGCGATTGCCTCAAAATTGCAGAGCACAAGGAATTCCTTCCTTCAGTGCATGTCGCAGGCCATGTTCCTGCACATCTTTGTAGCTGGAATGGTGATCCTAACCAAGCCATTCAATATGGAACCAAACTATTATATCCGTGATTTTGGTTTCCTATTCCTCAATGTCGTTTACATGGACTATATCCACAAGCGTCCCAAGGGAATCAGCTGGTCATCGGCTTTACCCGGTGCCTTTATCTTTATTGGCTACGTTTTAGTGGCCATCATTGATCAGCATTTGCTGATGGCACGTATACGAA AACTGGAAAAGAGACAACTGGATGTGGCTGAGTTGTTGCAACTGGAGGAACTGAAGCCACAGACGCAGTTGCCATTGAAGCGCCAGGAAATCGATCGTTCGTCCCCTCGTCAAGGTGGCCGACATAAGCGTATTTTCCGGCAATTTTGGAACACTGTCGCCGAATTCGACAAGGAACGCTTTCGCCTGGGAACCGTTCTGGTGAAGGTGTACCTGATAGTAAAGCAGCCCATCGATATGATCTTGCGAATTCTCATTCCAGTGGTTGACATGGAGAAGCCCCTTTACGGTTGGTCCAAGCTGCTCTTCAATCTGCAGGTGGTTCTTGTCCCCACCTATATAGCCTACATAATAG TTCGCGGATACACTATTGCCGGAATTGCCGCCTATTTTATCATCCTCATGATCATGGTGCCCGTGACTATCTTGATATTTTTTCTCACGCGCACCGACACCCCGCCCAGATTTTTCAGG TTTACAACAGGTATGGGTTTCTCGGCCACCGTCTTTCTGATCTTCTGTCTAACCTCCGAAGTCAACGCCATGTTTTTCACTTTGGCAACCATAATGAAGGTGAGCCAGGAGTTTTCCCTGTCGACGGCCATTTGCTGGGCTCTGAGTAGCAACGATTTGGTGGCCAATCTCTCGCTGGCCCACCAGGGATGGCCTCGCATGGCATTGACGGCCACCTTCTCAGCTCCCGTATTTG GATCCTTTGTGTTTCTGGCCCTGCCATTGGTGGTGCAGGCGTTTATAAAAGCGCCAAGTAATATTTAC CCTGCGGAGGGTGGCTTTGGGGAGACGGTGTGCATCTTCTTGGAGGTCGGAATGGGCTTCTCCATGCTTTCCGCACTCACCACAAACTTCAAACTACGACGAGCTTGTGGTTTTCTACTGGTCTCCTACTACCTATTCTTCCTCGGAGTTCTCATTCTTCTGGAGAAGGGCGTGATCCATGCCTATGGAGTCTGA